The Hymenobacter sp. GOD-10R genome includes a window with the following:
- a CDS encoding SusC/RagA family TonB-linked outer membrane protein: MVAAPLPAAAVAQGLAAVPCALTVQQQPLAEALATIEQQTGYRFLYVDQANVLNRKISVEAPHSNLEAVLQLIAKQANVQFTPQQKRIVVKALATGASTAAPIPVKGRVADAKGEVLPGVTVRIKDSTVGTTTGPDGTYQLSAEPGNTLIFSFIGFEVQQVTVGSKSSYDVVLREDATSLDEVVVTALGIKREEKALGYSVTQLQNEALTEAKSNNWTDALSGKVAGLNLVKSGGGPAGSNKIILRGESSLAGDNEALIVVDGVVLGGSNRRTGNGSSAYLQSESPVDFGTSLNDINPEDIESVSVLKGPAATALYGARGGNGAVVVTTKSGKARKKGIGVTFNSNSAIETISRWPDFQYEYGQGAVGENYYSYGATADGPSTRSTSSSWGPKFDGQSFYQYDPATNTAGTERTPWVPYKNNRKDFFQTGKTFTNTIAIDGGTDRTAVRLSLTNLKNTWIIPNTGYDRNTVALSASQKITDKLQVSTKVNYTNRYSDNLPSTGYNNQTIMYWNMFQVPSADLNWSKDYWLPGAVGITQRYPFSSLVDNPYLIANEMLNKANRNQITGNVQINYKFTKHLNLMLRSAIDYSYEARSQQRPKDTEKYKEGMYRTQNIFSQEINNDFLLQYNQKFGAFETTFSAGGSRLQNRYNKDELRAERLLYPGIFTFANSRDLPIALPYRAEYGVNSLYGLATLGYKNFLYLDLTARQDWTSTLATRNSTKNTGFFYPSASLSTILSELLPLPEVVSFAKVRGSWAQVGSGTTTPYLTSYTYAVATGFPSGLSNPSAIANEGLKPRRTESVELGADLRFFRNRVGVDVAVYRNNTYDQILNVPIDRASGYEYAVLNAGLVRNQGLEIQANAVLLARPTGFNWKLYGTYTANRNKVVSLADSVLTYQLQRGPGGRGTVEARPGGSMGAIYGRGYERAPDGQIIYENGNPVLADQVKYLGSALPKLKASIGNEFSYKRIRLNVLFDSQFGAKAYSMTNAVLAEQGKTKLTLPGRYNGIVGKGVIQNEDGSFRPNDVVAENIPNYYVAHYGRDNVEANLFRTDFIKLREMRLDYSLPTGLLQKLKLTQASIGVYGRDLFIITKWPAFDPEFGTLNDGTIDLGFELGQFPSTRTMGINLTVGI; encoded by the coding sequence GTGGTTGCAGCTCCCCTCCCAGCCGCGGCGGTGGCGCAGGGTTTGGCGGCGGTGCCGTGCGCCCTCACGGTGCAACAACAACCTCTAGCCGAGGCCCTAGCTACCATTGAACAGCAAACAGGTTACCGTTTTTTGTACGTGGATCAGGCGAATGTGCTGAACCGCAAGATTAGCGTAGAGGCCCCGCATAGTAACTTAGAAGCGGTCCTACAACTCATTGCCAAGCAGGCCAATGTGCAGTTCACTCCGCAGCAAAAGCGCATTGTGGTGAAGGCGCTAGCCACGGGAGCCAGCACGGCAGCCCCCATCCCGGTTAAAGGGCGGGTAGCTGACGCGAAAGGCGAAGTGCTACCGGGTGTTACCGTCCGGATAAAAGACAGCACCGTGGGTACTACCACCGGTCCCGACGGCACTTACCAACTCAGCGCCGAGCCCGGCAACACGCTGATTTTCTCGTTTATCGGCTTCGAAGTGCAGCAGGTGACGGTAGGCAGCAAGAGCTCCTACGACGTGGTGCTGCGCGAGGACGCCACCAGCCTCGACGAGGTAGTGGTGACGGCGCTCGGCATCAAGCGGGAGGAAAAGGCCCTCGGCTACTCCGTAACGCAACTGCAAAACGAAGCCCTCACGGAAGCTAAGTCAAACAACTGGACCGATGCCTTGTCGGGCAAAGTGGCGGGCCTGAACCTAGTGAAGTCGGGTGGCGGACCAGCGGGCTCCAACAAGATCATCTTGCGCGGCGAAAGCTCGCTGGCCGGCGACAACGAAGCCCTGATTGTGGTAGACGGCGTGGTGCTCGGTGGCAGCAACCGCCGCACCGGCAATGGCAGCTCTGCCTACCTGCAAAGCGAGTCGCCGGTGGACTTCGGTACCAGCCTCAACGATATCAACCCCGAGGACATCGAGTCGGTGTCGGTACTGAAAGGGCCGGCGGCAACGGCGCTCTACGGCGCCCGCGGCGGCAACGGCGCAGTGGTTGTTACCACCAAATCGGGCAAGGCGCGGAAGAAGGGCATCGGCGTTACCTTCAATTCCAACTCCGCCATCGAGACTATTTCGCGCTGGCCTGACTTCCAATATGAGTACGGCCAGGGCGCCGTGGGCGAAAACTATTATTCCTACGGCGCCACCGCCGACGGACCTAGCACACGCAGCACCAGCTCGTCGTGGGGCCCCAAGTTCGATGGGCAATCCTTTTACCAGTACGATCCCGCTACCAACACCGCCGGCACGGAGCGCACGCCGTGGGTACCGTATAAAAACAACCGCAAAGACTTCTTCCAAACCGGCAAGACGTTCACCAACACCATCGCCATCGACGGGGGCACCGACCGCACCGCCGTGCGCCTGTCGCTGACCAACCTCAAGAACACCTGGATTATTCCGAATACCGGCTACGACCGCAACACCGTAGCCCTGTCGGCCAGCCAGAAGATTACCGACAAGCTGCAGGTTTCGACCAAGGTCAACTACACGAACCGCTACAGCGACAACCTGCCGTCGACGGGCTACAACAACCAGACGATCATGTACTGGAACATGTTTCAGGTGCCCAGCGCCGACCTGAACTGGAGCAAGGATTACTGGCTACCGGGCGCCGTGGGCATCACCCAGCGCTACCCTTTCAGCAGCCTCGTCGACAACCCGTATCTAATTGCTAATGAGATGCTAAACAAGGCCAACCGTAACCAGATTACGGGCAACGTGCAGATCAACTACAAGTTCACCAAGCACTTGAACCTGATGCTGCGCTCGGCCATCGACTACTCCTACGAGGCTCGCTCGCAGCAGCGCCCCAAAGACACAGAGAAGTACAAGGAGGGCATGTACCGCACCCAAAACATCTTCTCCCAGGAGATTAACAATGACTTTCTGCTGCAATACAACCAGAAGTTTGGGGCGTTCGAGACGACCTTTTCGGCTGGGGGCAGTCGCCTGCAAAACCGCTATAACAAAGACGAGCTGCGCGCCGAGCGCTTGCTCTATCCCGGCATTTTCACCTTCGCCAACAGCCGCGACCTGCCCATTGCCCTGCCCTACCGCGCTGAATATGGCGTAAATAGCCTCTATGGCCTAGCGACCCTAGGTTACAAGAACTTCCTCTACCTCGACCTGACGGCGCGCCAGGACTGGACAAGTACCCTGGCCACACGCAACTCCACCAAAAACACGGGCTTCTTCTACCCCTCAGCTAGCCTAAGCACGATTCTGTCGGAGCTACTGCCGCTGCCGGAAGTGGTGTCGTTTGCCAAAGTGCGGGGTTCGTGGGCGCAGGTGGGCAGCGGCACGACCACGCCCTACCTGACCTCCTACACCTACGCCGTGGCTACCGGCTTCCCATCGGGCCTGAGTAACCCCAGCGCCATTGCCAACGAAGGCCTAAAACCCCGCCGTACCGAAAGCGTGGAGCTAGGTGCCGACCTGCGCTTCTTCCGCAACCGCGTGGGTGTCGACGTGGCCGTGTACCGCAATAACACTTACGACCAGATCCTGAACGTACCCATCGACCGCGCTTCGGGCTACGAATACGCCGTGCTCAACGCTGGTCTGGTGCGCAACCAAGGCTTGGAAATTCAGGCCAACGCCGTGCTACTCGCACGCCCCACAGGCTTCAACTGGAAACTGTACGGCACCTACACCGCCAACCGCAACAAAGTAGTGTCGCTGGCTGACAGCGTGCTGACGTATCAATTGCAGCGCGGGCCCGGTGGGCGGGGCACGGTGGAAGCCCGCCCCGGCGGCTCGATGGGCGCCATCTACGGCCGCGGCTACGAGCGGGCCCCCGATGGCCAGATTATCTACGAAAATGGCAACCCCGTGCTGGCCGACCAGGTCAAGTACCTAGGTAGTGCGCTGCCAAAGCTCAAAGCTAGCATCGGTAACGAGTTTAGCTACAAGCGCATCCGGCTCAATGTGCTGTTCGACAGTCAGTTTGGAGCCAAGGCCTACTCCATGACGAACGCCGTACTGGCCGAGCAAGGCAAGACCAAACTCACGCTTCCCGGTCGCTACAATGGCATTGTGGGCAAAGGAGTTATCCAGAACGAAGACGGCAGCTTCCGCCCCAACGACGTGGTGGCTGAGAACATCCCGAACTACTACGTGGCCCACTACGGCCGCGACAACGTGGAAGCCAACCTGTTTCGCACCGACTTCATCAAGCTCCGCGAGATGCGCCTCGACTACAGCTTGCCCACGGGCTTGCTGCAAAAGCTCAAGCTGACGCAAGCTTCGATTGGCGTGTACGGCCGCGACCTGTTCATCATCACCAAGTGGCCCGCCTTCGACCCCGAATTCGGCACTCTCAACGATGGCACCATCGACCTAGGCTTCGAGCTAGGGCAGTTCCCCTCCACCCGCACGATGGGCATCAACCTGACGGTTGGCATCTGA
- a CDS encoding RNA polymerase sigma-70 factor, whose product MPFATSSSDHHYLQALALSEEAAFDALFTRYYPGLVRYAKTLLPYPTDAAEDVTADVFCTLWTNRAHLVVQGSLASYLYTAVKHRAYDKLRQQRRTPLRFDEDELSARQPEFSYLEPDHLLTFQELNQQVLHLIDKLPNQTRTVFQLHREGNLTYEEIASLLTISINSVKTHMFRALRFLKSALHVSGTL is encoded by the coding sequence ATGCCGTTCGCGACTAGCTCCTCAGATCATCATTATTTGCAGGCCCTCGCGCTGAGCGAAGAGGCGGCTTTTGATGCACTTTTCACCCGCTACTATCCCGGGTTGGTACGGTACGCCAAAACCCTGTTGCCCTACCCCACCGACGCCGCCGAAGACGTGACAGCCGACGTGTTCTGCACCCTGTGGACCAACCGGGCACATCTGGTGGTGCAGGGCTCATTGGCAAGCTACCTCTACACCGCCGTCAAGCACCGCGCCTACGACAAACTTCGCCAACAACGGCGCACGCCCCTACGTTTCGACGAGGACGAGCTATCTGCCCGGCAACCCGAATTCTCCTATTTGGAGCCTGACCATCTGCTGACCTTCCAGGAGCTCAATCAGCAGGTGCTTCACCTTATCGACAAGCTTCCCAACCAGACGCGCACCGTGTTCCAGCTGCACCGCGAAGGCAACCTCACCTACGAGGAAATTGCTTCGCTGCTGACTATCTCGATCAACTCCGTAAAAACGCACATGTTCAGAGCCTTGCGCTTCTTAAAATCGGCGCTGCATGTTTCTGGCACTTTGTAA
- a CDS encoding glycosyl hydrolase 115 family protein, which produces MKKWFAYALIFLLSGLHRPAAAQQNLAAPVTLTADHSPAVFPLVHQHSAVSLYIDAQDAEVVRVAAEALAKDVNLVAGSAPALRAATEPLTEYSVIIGTLGHSRLIDQLASRGQLDLKNLKGQWETFTLSVVEQPLGKPGKALVIAGSDRRGTAYGVFELSRRLGVSPWYWWADVPPQHQANLYLTAGTFQSAPPSVKYRGIFLNDEDWGLQPWAAQNLDKDIKDIGPNTYAHLFELLLRLKANLIWPAMHPSTKAFFHYPGNPPVADRYAILVGTSHAEPMLRNNVDEWNEKTMGPFDYFRNKPAVYNYWNQRAKEASQQEAIYSLGMRGVHDSGMEGAKTPKEAAQMLGNIIADQRGILRNNVAKDVTRIPQVFTLYKEVLDVYDQGLKLPDDVTLVWPDDNYGYISRLANAEEQRRAGRSGVYYHASYWGRPHDYLWLSSTHPALIREEMMKAYAMQADGLWVLNVGDLKPLEYNTQLFLDMAYNAQPFQESQHVPAHLEQWMGDIFGSATAASLRHVLWEYYDLAFERRPEFMGWSRTEPTTPTTRTEYNHFYYGDEAQRRLDRYAALVEQVKQLRTQISSDKADAFYELVYYPVLGAALMNQKFLYADKSELYARQNRASACDYATLAQQAYAQIEQETEYFNQQLAGGKWQGMMSMKPRNLPVYQAPVLKPIPIDTTFTWRVAPEGEVSKDSSFLVRSKSKLERVLPTFYPWGQQHRFIDLFLSRHQAVSWKAKTSAKWITLSAQQGQLLPTLGRREQRVQVSIDWSKAPKHAKLPGRITFTAAGQKIVVWVSATGVMPEVGDYAGFIESNGYVSMDAANYTRKTDKAAQQWASVPNLGLAGSALQAQPLQAASLSDTTSAPAQAAVAEYDFYALSAAVPTITVFTLPTHELTSLTGMRYGVALDDQPMHVVDFRTVGRSEEWKQNVLRNNAQRQIKAEAITPGRHTLKVYALDPGVVLDRITIDLGGLKPHYSPIPETRKEASAQERADKTASNIK; this is translated from the coding sequence ATGAAAAAGTGGTTCGCCTACGCTCTAATCTTCCTGCTGAGTGGTCTGCACCGGCCCGCCGCCGCGCAGCAGAACCTAGCTGCTCCCGTGACCCTAACGGCGGATCACAGCCCGGCGGTGTTTCCGCTGGTGCATCAGCATAGCGCGGTGTCTCTCTACATCGATGCGCAGGATGCGGAGGTAGTACGCGTCGCCGCCGAAGCATTAGCCAAAGACGTCAACCTCGTGGCGGGGAGTGCGCCGGCGTTGCGGGCAGCTACCGAGCCGCTCACGGAGTACTCGGTGATTATCGGCACCCTAGGTCATTCCCGCCTCATTGACCAACTGGCGTCCCGCGGACAGCTCGACCTGAAAAACCTGAAAGGGCAGTGGGAAACCTTCACCCTCAGTGTCGTTGAGCAGCCACTGGGCAAGCCGGGCAAGGCCCTAGTAATTGCCGGGAGCGACCGGCGGGGCACGGCCTACGGCGTGTTTGAGTTGTCGCGCCGCTTGGGCGTGTCGCCTTGGTATTGGTGGGCCGATGTGCCGCCACAGCACCAAGCGAATCTTTATCTGACGGCCGGGACTTTCCAGAGCGCGCCGCCTTCGGTGAAGTACCGCGGTATTTTCCTCAACGATGAAGATTGGGGCTTGCAGCCGTGGGCGGCGCAAAACCTAGACAAGGACATCAAAGACATTGGCCCAAACACCTATGCGCACCTCTTCGAGCTGTTGCTGCGCCTGAAAGCCAACCTGATCTGGCCGGCCATGCACCCGAGCACGAAGGCCTTTTTTCACTACCCCGGCAATCCGCCAGTAGCCGACCGCTACGCCATCTTGGTGGGCACCTCGCACGCCGAGCCCATGCTGCGCAACAACGTGGACGAGTGGAACGAGAAAACCATGGGCCCCTTCGACTATTTCCGCAACAAGCCCGCCGTGTACAACTACTGGAATCAGCGCGCCAAAGAAGCTAGCCAGCAAGAAGCCATCTATTCGCTGGGCATGCGCGGCGTGCACGACAGCGGCATGGAGGGTGCCAAAACGCCCAAGGAAGCGGCTCAAATGCTAGGTAACATTATTGCCGACCAACGCGGAATTTTGCGGAACAACGTGGCCAAAGACGTGACGCGCATTCCGCAGGTCTTCACCTTATATAAGGAGGTGCTCGACGTGTACGACCAAGGCCTGAAGCTGCCCGACGACGTGACCCTGGTGTGGCCCGACGACAACTACGGCTACATCAGTCGCTTGGCTAATGCCGAGGAGCAGCGCCGCGCCGGCCGCTCGGGCGTGTACTACCACGCTTCGTATTGGGGGCGCCCCCACGACTACCTGTGGCTCAGCTCCACGCACCCCGCCCTCATTCGGGAGGAAATGATGAAAGCCTACGCCATGCAAGCCGACGGGCTTTGGGTGCTGAACGTGGGCGACTTGAAGCCGCTCGAATACAATACGCAGCTCTTCCTAGATATGGCGTACAACGCGCAACCCTTTCAGGAAAGTCAGCACGTACCCGCGCACTTAGAGCAGTGGATGGGGGACATTTTTGGCTCGGCTACGGCGGCTTCTCTCCGCCATGTGCTGTGGGAATACTATGACCTAGCTTTTGAGCGTCGGCCCGAGTTTATGGGCTGGAGCCGCACCGAACCCACCACGCCCACCACGCGCACCGAATACAACCACTTTTACTACGGCGATGAAGCTCAGCGCCGCCTCGACCGCTACGCTGCTTTGGTTGAGCAAGTGAAGCAGCTGCGCACCCAAATCAGTTCCGACAAAGCCGATGCCTTTTACGAGCTAGTGTACTACCCGGTGCTAGGAGCCGCGCTAATGAACCAGAAGTTCTTGTACGCCGACAAAAGCGAACTGTACGCCCGGCAAAACCGCGCCAGCGCCTGCGACTATGCTACCCTAGCTCAGCAAGCTTACGCCCAGATCGAACAAGAGACCGAGTACTTCAACCAGCAGCTAGCCGGTGGCAAATGGCAAGGCATGATGTCGATGAAGCCCCGCAACTTGCCTGTGTACCAGGCGCCGGTGCTAAAGCCCATTCCGATTGATACAACCTTCACCTGGAGAGTCGCGCCGGAAGGTGAGGTAAGCAAAGATTCGTCGTTTCTGGTCCGTAGCAAGAGCAAGCTAGAGCGGGTGTTGCCCACTTTTTACCCGTGGGGGCAGCAGCACCGCTTCATCGACCTGTTTCTCTCCCGCCACCAAGCCGTATCGTGGAAGGCCAAGACTTCAGCAAAATGGATCACGCTATCGGCCCAGCAGGGGCAACTGCTCCCAACCCTAGGTCGACGGGAACAACGCGTGCAGGTAAGCATCGACTGGAGCAAAGCCCCCAAACACGCCAAGCTGCCTGGGCGGATTACCTTCACCGCGGCGGGACAGAAAATTGTTGTGTGGGTTTCGGCCACTGGCGTCATGCCGGAGGTGGGAGACTATGCCGGCTTTATTGAAAGCAATGGCTACGTGTCGATGGACGCTGCCAACTATACTCGTAAAACAGACAAAGCGGCGCAGCAATGGGCGAGCGTGCCAAACCTAGGTCTAGCCGGAAGTGCCTTACAAGCGCAGCCACTACAAGCTGCCTCACTCAGCGATACAACCAGCGCGCCGGCGCAAGCTGCCGTTGCCGAGTACGACTTCTATGCGCTTTCCGCCGCGGTACCCACCATCACCGTCTTCACCCTGCCCACCCACGAACTCACGAGCCTCACGGGCATGCGCTACGGCGTTGCCCTCGACGATCAGCCAATGCACGTTGTAGATTTTCGCACCGTGGGGCGCTCGGAAGAGTGGAAGCAGAACGTACTGCGCAATAATGCCCAACGGCAAATAAAAGCGGAGGCCA
- a CDS encoding alpha/beta fold hydrolase: MRLFVPRSALLLAFLISCLANPSLHAQDTPKRPDRAKHHTFALENFKTESGVTLPKASVVYGTYGHLNAKRDNAILLPSHYMATHHGYEWLIGPGKALDTTKVFLVATELFGNGHSSSPSNTPEPYHGPRFPVMTIRDNVEAVHQLLLKDLKVTHLQAIIGFSMGAQQAFQWAVSYPSFADRIVATSGTAKTYPHGIVRLEGQIAALTADEAFKGGDYTAPPKKGLEAFATVWTAWLYSQEWWRKELWKVGAKPSTTFEQVLNEYRTNFIPGADANNLILQMRTWEQHNVGTSAGFGGDVEKALRSIKVPILYMPSETDLYFPITDARYEAAFIPGVVLKPIPSLWGHTAGAAPNPEDSKFLNDNIKSFLAQKAR; this comes from the coding sequence ATGCGCCTGTTTGTCCCGCGTTCTGCCCTTTTGCTTGCCTTCCTTATTAGCTGCCTAGCCAACCCTAGCCTACACGCACAGGATACGCCCAAGCGCCCCGATCGTGCTAAGCACCACACTTTTGCGCTAGAAAACTTCAAGACGGAAAGTGGTGTCACGCTCCCGAAGGCTAGCGTGGTGTACGGCACCTACGGCCACTTGAATGCCAAGCGTGACAATGCCATCTTGCTGCCCTCGCACTACATGGCCACGCACCACGGCTACGAGTGGCTCATCGGCCCTGGCAAGGCGCTTGACACCACTAAGGTCTTTTTGGTCGCTACGGAGCTATTTGGCAATGGGCATTCCTCCTCACCGAGCAATACGCCCGAGCCCTACCACGGCCCGCGCTTCCCCGTCATGACCATTCGCGACAATGTGGAAGCTGTGCACCAGCTTTTGCTTAAAGATCTGAAGGTAACGCACCTGCAAGCCATCATTGGTTTCTCGATGGGGGCACAGCAAGCGTTTCAGTGGGCCGTGAGCTATCCTAGCTTTGCTGACCGCATCGTTGCTACGTCGGGCACGGCCAAAACCTACCCGCACGGTATCGTGCGTTTGGAGGGGCAAATTGCCGCTTTGACGGCGGATGAGGCATTTAAGGGTGGCGACTACACTGCTCCGCCCAAGAAAGGTCTGGAAGCATTTGCCACCGTCTGGACGGCGTGGCTGTACTCGCAGGAGTGGTGGCGCAAGGAGTTGTGGAAGGTAGGCGCAAAGCCGAGCACGACCTTCGAGCAGGTCTTGAATGAGTACCGCACCAACTTCATCCCCGGTGCCGATGCCAACAACTTGATTCTGCAAATGCGCACCTGGGAACAACACAATGTGGGCACCTCAGCAGGCTTCGGTGGCGACGTGGAAAAGGCGTTGCGCTCTATCAAAGTGCCCATTCTCTACATGCCCTCCGAAACGGATTTGTACTTCCCAATCACCGATGCGCGCTACGAAGCGGCTTTCATTCCGGGTGTAGTGCTGAAGCCGATTCCATCCTTGTGGGGACACACGGCCGGCGCCGCGCCCAATCCGGAAGACAGCAAGTTTTTGAACGACAACATTAAGAGCTTCCTGGCGCAGAAGGCACGGTAA
- a CDS encoding FecR family protein, protein MEQEELYLLITRYLARQTSAEENDWLATWVAQSPDHERMFEQLKLVWQGSKAPAANAKTAAALRNVKKRLTLPAPVPTPPSLPRRPKYHLVALVLLILVVAGGVWYLAAPPSPQPYTLRQTPAGQKQTIRLADGSRVTLAPQSQLRYPVAFDGAYRDVYLEGEAFFEVSKDARHPFRVHSGPLVTQVLGTKFNVSTFGPGQLTTVSLVEGKVQVLDQHARYLLTPGQQLRADLTTGRVHRQLFDPEQVSGWRYNKLIFRNEKLADAAPQIERLYNVKLVFADSATAAARLWATFDNEPLSAVLSALQLAGSLTSRREGHVIYLTRQVPPNRSAVGRP, encoded by the coding sequence TTGGAACAGGAAGAACTTTATTTGCTTATTACCCGCTACCTAGCCCGCCAAACATCGGCGGAGGAAAACGACTGGTTGGCTACCTGGGTAGCCCAGTCGCCGGACCACGAGCGGATGTTTGAGCAACTGAAGCTTGTGTGGCAAGGCAGCAAAGCCCCGGCCGCCAACGCCAAAACGGCCGCCGCGTTGCGCAACGTAAAAAAACGGCTCACCCTGCCGGCACCAGTTCCCACGCCTCCTAGCTTGCCCCGCCGCCCAAAGTACCACCTTGTCGCGTTGGTACTGCTGATCTTGGTCGTGGCGGGGGGCGTGTGGTACCTAGCGGCGCCACCTAGCCCCCAACCCTACACGCTACGGCAGACGCCAGCCGGCCAAAAACAAACGATTCGCTTGGCGGACGGCTCCCGCGTGACCCTCGCCCCGCAAAGTCAGCTGCGGTACCCAGTAGCATTCGACGGTGCTTACCGCGACGTGTACCTCGAAGGCGAAGCTTTCTTTGAAGTCAGCAAGGATGCGCGCCACCCGTTCCGGGTGCACAGTGGCCCTTTAGTCACCCAGGTACTCGGGACTAAGTTCAACGTCAGCACCTTCGGGCCAGGGCAGCTCACCACGGTGTCGCTGGTAGAAGGCAAAGTGCAGGTACTCGACCAGCACGCCCGCTACCTGCTCACGCCCGGCCAGCAGTTGCGCGCCGACCTAACCACTGGGCGCGTCCACCGGCAGCTATTCGACCCGGAGCAGGTATCCGGTTGGCGCTACAACAAGCTGATTTTCAGAAATGAGAAGCTAGCAGACGCTGCGCCCCAGATCGAGCGACTTTACAACGTGAAGCTGGTGTTTGCCGACTCGGCCACGGCTGCGGCACGCCTCTGGGCCACTTTCGACAACGAGCCTCTGTCAGCGGTACTGAGTGCTCTGCAACTCGCCGGCTCCCTCACCAGCCGCCGCGAAGGCCACGTGATTTACCTGACTCGCCAGGTGCCGCCCAACCGGTCAGCGGTCGGCCGCCCCTGA
- a CDS encoding amidohydrolase family protein, with protein sequence MPSFILRRLTLGLALSLGAYVPGRAQQFTSQVQEFISVNAPSVALTDAKVIDGTGKPAQLHQTVLLQKGRIVQVGPMKKVKVPADAKVINCAGKTLIPGLVMLHEHLYYTMPVGSYFNIAQMPYSFPRLYLAGGATTIRTAGSIEPQTDLAIKRMIGEGKLIGPDMDVTAPYMEEPSMDIPALNTIKGPEDAAASTIFWANKGCTSFKMYMHATRADLAAVVREAHARHLKVTGHLCSITYHEAAEIGIDNLEHGFMASSDFEQNKPVDVCDYPNGRTALLKLPVNSPEMKNLISYLVSKKVALTSTLPVFEPYTGREVVLGGGLEALVPQLQEREKATWQQNQQKDTASVRLFKKEMAWEKQFYNAGGLLVAGTDPTGAGRTVAGYANRRQMELLVEAGFTPVEAIKISTLNGATYLGREKEIGTIEAGKQADLILINGDPEKDIQQVRQMETVFKNGVGFDSAKLFESMKGKVGLN encoded by the coding sequence ATGCCCTCTTTTATTCTGCGTCGTCTGACCCTAGGTCTAGCTCTGAGCCTAGGCGCATACGTGCCCGGCCGAGCTCAGCAATTTACCTCTCAAGTGCAGGAGTTTATCAGCGTGAACGCGCCTTCCGTGGCCCTCACCGATGCGAAGGTGATCGACGGCACCGGCAAGCCGGCCCAGCTCCACCAGACCGTGCTCCTGCAAAAAGGCCGCATTGTGCAAGTTGGCCCCATGAAAAAGGTGAAGGTGCCCGCCGATGCCAAAGTGATTAACTGCGCGGGCAAAACCCTGATTCCGGGCCTCGTGATGCTGCACGAACACCTGTACTACACCATGCCTGTGGGGAGCTACTTCAACATCGCCCAGATGCCGTACTCCTTCCCGCGGCTGTACCTGGCGGGCGGCGCCACCACCATCCGCACGGCCGGCAGCATCGAACCCCAGACCGACCTCGCCATCAAGCGCATGATTGGGGAAGGCAAGCTTATCGGGCCCGACATGGACGTGACGGCGCCTTATATGGAGGAACCTAGCATGGACATTCCGGCCCTGAATACCATCAAAGGCCCCGAGGATGCGGCGGCGTCTACCATCTTTTGGGCGAACAAAGGCTGCACGTCGTTCAAGATGTACATGCACGCCACCCGCGCCGACCTAGCTGCTGTGGTGCGCGAGGCCCACGCCCGCCACCTGAAAGTAACCGGCCACCTCTGCTCCATTACCTACCACGAAGCCGCTGAAATCGGCATCGACAACCTAGAGCACGGCTTCATGGCTAGCTCCGATTTTGAGCAGAACAAGCCCGTTGACGTGTGCGACTACCCTAATGGGCGGACAGCGCTGCTGAAGCTACCTGTAAACAGCCCCGAGATGAAAAACCTGATCAGTTACTTGGTCAGCAAAAAGGTTGCCCTCACCTCTACCCTGCCGGTATTCGAACCCTACACGGGCCGGGAGGTAGTGCTCGGTGGTGGTCTGGAAGCGCTGGTGCCCCAGCTACAAGAGCGCGAAAAGGCTACTTGGCAGCAAAATCAACAGAAGGACACGGCCAGCGTGCGTCTGTTTAAGAAAGAAATGGCTTGGGAAAAGCAGTTTTACAACGCGGGCGGTCTGCTCGTAGCTGGTACTGACCCCACCGGCGCGGGCCGCACCGTCGCCGGCTACGCCAACCGGCGCCAGATGGAACTACTGGTAGAGGCGGGCTTCACGCCCGTAGAAGCCATCAAGATCAGCACGCTAAACGGGGCTACCTACCTAGGTCGGGAGAAGGAAATCGGCACCATTGAGGCCGGCAAGCAAGCCGATCTGATCCTGATCAACGGCGACCCGGAGAAAGATATCCAGCAAGTGCGCCAGATGGAGACGGTGTTCAAGAATGGCGTGGGCTTCGACTCTGCCAAACTGTTCGAGTCGATGAAGGGGAAAGTGGGGCTGAATTGA